CGAGCGCGGTCAGGTATTGGCCAAGCCCAACTCCACCCAGTCCCACACCAGGTTCAAGGCGGAGGTCTACGTGTTGAAGAAGGAGGAGGGCGGTCGTCACACCCCGTTCTTCGCCGGCTACAAGCCTCAGTTCTACTTCCGCACGACGGACGTCACGGGTGGTATCAAGCTTCCCGAGGGAGTCGAGATGGTGCTTCCGGGCGACAACGCCACCTTCGAGGTCGAGCTGATAGTTCCGATCGCCATGGACCAGGGTCTCAGATTCGCGGTTCGCGAGGGCGGCCACACAGTCGGCGCGGGCGTCGTCACCGAGATTATAGAATAAGATCATCTGGCAGAACCGGGAGGATTGTTTTTAATGGCGGATATAGTGAGTATGCAGTGCACGGAGTGCAAGAGAAGAAACTACAGCACGACCGTGAACAAAAGGAAGCAATCAAAGAAACTGGAGCTCAATAAGTTCTGTAAATGGTGTGGTAGACACACCTTGCACAAAGAAGGGAAGTAGTGTAGAATACACTCTGCTTGCAGGTCCGTAGCTCAATTGGCAGAGCACTGGTCTCCAAAACCGGGGGTTGCAGGTTCGAGTCCTGCCGGGCCTGCCATTTTTTATTGTCCAAAATAGATAGGAGGCAGAGGTTGTGGGAAGTGTCCTCACCTTCGTTAGAGAGGCCAAAGCCGAGCTAAAAAAGGTAACTTGGCCGGGGAAACAACAAGTATGGTACTCGACAATCGTCGTGATTGTCTTCACCCTTCTCGTATCAGCCTATCTGGGCCTGGTGGATATGCTTCTGACGGCGATTTTCTCGAGGATCTTCAGATAAGCGCCCGCTGCCGATCCAGGCAGTTTTCACCGGAATTGTTCGAGAGATCGGCAGGGAGGTGAGGGGGCCGCTAATCCCCCTTTGACGCATGGATAGTAATGAAGAGCGCCGCTGGTATATTGTGCAGACCTATACCGGATACGAAAACCGCGTAAAGGCGAACATAGAACAGAGAATCGCGACGATGGGCATGGAGGACAGCATCTTCAACGTCCTTGTACCCATCGAGACGAGAGTGTCCGTGAAGGACGGGAAGAGCAAGAAGATTACGCGAAAGCTTTTCCCGAGCTACGTGCTTGTGGAGATGTGCCTGA
The genomic region above belongs to Synergistaceae bacterium and contains:
- the tuf gene encoding elongation factor Tu (EF-Tu; promotes GTP-dependent binding of aminoacyl-tRNA to the A-site of ribosomes during protein biosynthesis; when the tRNA anticodon matches the mRNA codon, GTP hydrolysis results; the inactive EF-Tu-GDP leaves the ribosome and release of GDP is promoted by elongation factor Ts; many prokaryotes have two copies of the gene encoding EF-Tu), encoding ERGQVLAKPNSTQSHTRFKAEVYVLKKEEGGRHTPFFAGYKPQFYFRTTDVTGGIKLPEGVEMVLPGDNATFEVELIVPIAMDQGLRFAVREGGHTVGAGVVTEIIE
- the rpmG gene encoding 50S ribosomal protein L33 is translated as MADIVSMQCTECKRRNYSTTVNKRKQSKKLELNKFCKWCGRHTLHKEGK
- the secE gene encoding preprotein translocase subunit SecE — translated: MGSVLTFVREAKAELKKVTWPGKQQVWYSTIVVIVFTLLVSAYLGLVDMLLTAIFSRIFR